The following proteins come from a genomic window of Botrytis cinerea B05.10 chromosome 14, complete sequence:
- the Bcmrpl9 gene encoding Bcmrpl9 translates to MAPKLPTSWAQIPPSFLLPESLLPLITKRGVKYGWTTAPPRSHPERFNQQTAGLPILSASSTAALARKDFTLPLRTGALGIKKGMTALYDPETGVRTPCTVVQLDRVQVVAHKTREKNGYYAVQVGAGWKHPSNVTRPELGHYEKSQVAPKRYMAEFRVKNESGLLDVGRSIGAEWFIEGQFVDARANSRGMGFAGGMKKWGWSGQPASHGNSKNHRTMGSAGASQGSGSRVHPGKRMAGRMGNHQVTIQNVKVLKVDAEKGLVLLNGCVAGPDGCVVKIQDAIKKPWPKVASIPALLEEVKEPAKTAATAA, encoded by the coding sequence ATGGCACCCAAACTCCCCACCAGCTGGGCGCAAATTCCACCCTCCTTTCTCCTCCCCGaatctctcctccctctcatAACCAAACGTGGTGTAAAATATGGCTGGACGACCGCCCCTCCTCGCTCCCACCCCGAACGTTTTAACCAGCAAACTGCTGGACTACCCATCCTCTCCGCCTCCTCAACTGCTGCTCTCGCCCGCAAGGATTTTACTCTCCCATTACGCACCGGCGCTCTCGGTATCAAAAAAGGCATGACCGCCCTCTACGATCCCGAAACCGGTGTTCGCACACCCTGCACCGTTGTGCAACTCGATCGCGTGCAAGTAGTTGCTCACAAAACCCGAGAAAAGAACGGTTATTATGCGGTACAAGTTGGTGCTGGATGGAAACACCCTAGCAATGTTACAAGGCCCGAATTGGGACATTATGAAAAGAGTCAGGTTGCGCCTAAGAGATACATGGCCGAGTTTCGTGTGAAGAATGAGAGTGGATTACTAGATGTTGGAAGGAGCATTGGAGCAGAATGGTTCATAGAGGGACAATTTGTGGATGCGAGGGCGAACAGTAGGGGAATGGGATTTGCAggaggaatgaagaaatgggGATGGAGTGGTCAACCGGCTAGTCACGGTAATTCTAAGAATCATAGGACGATGGGTAGTGCAGGTGCAAGTCAGGGAAGTGGTTCGAGAGTTCATCCAGGCAAGAGGATGGCGGGGCGAATGGGAAACCATCAAGTTACGATTCAGAACGTTAAGGTGTTGAAGGTGGATGCTGAGAAGGGTTTGGTCCTCTTGAACGGATGTGTTGCGGGCCCAGATGGATGTGTGGTGAAGATTCAAGATGCCATCAAGAAGCCATGGCCAAAGGTAGCGTCGATACCCGCTTTGTTGGAAGAAGTTAAGGAGCCAGCGAAAACAGCTGCTACTGCGGCATGA
- the Bccoa1 gene encoding Bccoa1, which produces MSMPYITHKMLPRLLRSSRVLPRLRVSNINNARNLVQRRTLVAAPKAGDGPLMERRGDRELPDIPENGMKWVRSIPIFLVVLISSTLAIFNYQKSSSSVVSSTLYALRTSPKAREFLGDEIYFAHKMPWIWGEMNQLHGRIDIQFEVKGTKRSGTMKFTSHRATRQGMFETTEWSLEGGEGEEKVKIDLLDGADPFRGIEDVEESAAEPGRGSYAPSLSG; this is translated from the exons ATGTCAATGCCATACATCACACACAAAATGTTACCACGATTACTACGAAGCTCGAGGGTTTTGCCTAGGTTGAGAGTAAGCAATATAAACAATGCGAGAAATCTGGTACAAAGGAGAACCCTAGTTGCAGCGCCGAAAGCGGGAGATGGCCCattgatggagaggagaggagatcGAGAATTACCTG ACATTCCTGAAAATGGCATGAAATGGGTCCGATCTATCCCCATATTCCTCGTTGTCCTAATCTCCAGTACCCTCGCCATTTTCAACTACCAAAAGTCCTCGTCCTCCGTCGTATCATCCACTCTCTACGCCCTCCGTACATCACCTAAAGCGCGTGAGTTCCTTGGCGACGAGATATATTTTGCGCATAAAATGCCGTGGATTTGGGGAGAAATGAATCAATTGCATGGCaggattgatattcaatttgagGTTAAGGGAACGAAGAGAAGTGGAACAATGAAATTTACGAGCCATAGAGCCACAAGACAGGGCATGTTTGAGACTACTGAGTGGAGTTTGGAGGGTGGTGAGGGGGAGGAAAAGGTTAAGATTGATCTTTTGGATGGTGCGGATCCGTTTAGGGGAATCGAGGATGTGGAGGAAAGTGCAGCGGAACCAGGCAGAGGGAGTTATGCGCCTAGTTTGTCAGGATAG
- the Bcjlp2 gene encoding Bcjlp2 → MVYYYTSNTVSPSAYIYAGKDKFENEDLIKHGLEEDVWFHVDKLSSAHIYLRMNEGDSWESIPEQLLMDCAQLTKANSIEGNKKDNITIIYTPWSNLKKDGSMAVGQVSFKNQKTVKRILVPARENPIVNRLNKTKVEKFPDLAMEKEEKMKAARKKDQAALLERRKQEARQAQEYKDKKWQKDHAYDDLFVQDDDEEANNQDRGEDFLDDFM, encoded by the exons ATGGTGTATTATTACACCTCTAACACTGTTTCGCCATCGGCTTACATCTATGCTGGAAAAGATAAATTCGAAA ATGAGGATCTCATCAAGCAtggattggaagaagatgtaTGGTTCCACGTAGACAAGTTGTCGAGTGCTCATATTTATCTTCGAATGAATGAGGGAGATTCGTGGGAGTCTATTCCGGAGCAATTGTTGATGGATTGTGCTCAACTTACCAAAGCAAATTCTATCGAAG GCAATAAGAAGGATAACATTACTATCATCTACACACCATGGtcgaatttgaagaaagatggaagTATGGCGGTGGGACAAGTTAGTTTCAAGAATCAGAAGACT GTCAAAAGAATTTTGGTTCCCGCCAGGGAGAACCCAATTGTCAATCGGTTGAACAAAACCAAGGTTGAAAAGTTCCCAGACTTGGcaatggagaaggaagaaaaaatgaaGGCTGCGAGAAAGAAGGATCAAGCTGCCTTATTAGAACGG AGAAAACAAGAAGCGAGACAGGCTCAGGAGTATAAGGATAAGAAGTGGCAAAAGGATCATGCATATGATGATTTATTTGttcaagatgatgatgaagaggcgAATAATCAAGACAGAGGTGAAGATTTCTTAGATGATTTCATGTAA